Proteins encoded within one genomic window of Episyrphus balteatus chromosome 1, idEpiBalt1.1, whole genome shotgun sequence:
- the LOC129907778 gene encoding zinc finger protein ZFP2-like has protein sequence MSVAERTCRTCGKASETIEDPKLFPLFEEKPSDYENELKIIQEEFEIWNLDIAENDGLPQQICLNCFDSFCQIHNFRAMCMESQMNFSELCTGLDIFIIDEKTEENYDNEFAENIQIQEHYTFPGDKYKIKPSTSPLPLPPTDTNDDTFKELLDFDIDDSKPELLNEENEKDKSNDQIPECKVFICEYCMEIVSFDDPDLLNDHYNKLHSTDMPYPCPKCDKFFDTKAKRNSHARVHYDELMECEKCGKKIKGDKKLMWQHYENSHVEKDRQCPICNKKFKMVPLKRLNYHLLWHNDSRLHKCKYCEKKFIQSTHLAVHEKTHTGESPFKCLHCSMTFKNAHLLNCHSQVHGTRKFQCNQCPRKFFNRHGMNMHMRTHGDEINKHPRCEICNKQYRSKMNFRLHNYKKHGAEPTEAMLKVLKTQQEKRPIIKPYKCPDCPQTFVLHTQLVKHSKTHTENRPYSCKICLKAFKRPAHLKLHMDSLHLKKKPHKCLICGWGFPQRANLTEHMAAKHGDTKDFKCDKCPKEFATIKSLKVHKKMHNEKNPFVCNICNKGFKMLTFLKTHMHGHLRRKEADVEAGDITDIFVEENMQDHKSDEAKTDLEDSN, from the exons ATGAGTGTTGCAGAGAGAACTTGTAGAACCTGTGGCAAAGCATCAGAGACCATAGAGGATCCCAAACTCTTTCCACTTTTCGAAGAAAAGCCATCAGATTATGAGAATGAGCTGAAAATAATTCAAGAAGAATTTGAGATATGGAATTTGGAT ATAGCAGAAAACGATGGTTTACCTCAACAAATTTGCCTCAATTGTTTCGATAGTTTTTGCCAAATTCATAATTTCCGTGCAATGTGCATGGAATCACAAATGAATTTCAGCGAATTGTGTACGGGTTTGGATATAtttataattgatgaaaaaaccGAAGAAAATTATGATAATGAATTTGCGgaaaatatacaaatacaaGAGCATTACACATTTCCTGgtgataaatacaaaattaaaccaTCTACTTCTCCATTACCTTTACCACCGACGGACACAAATGATGACACATTTAAAGAACTTCTTGATTTTGATATAGATGATTCAAAACCTGAACTTCTCAATGAAGAGAATGAAAAGGATAAATCAAATGATCAAATTCCTGAATGTAAAGTCTTCATCTGTGAATATTGTATGGAAATTGTAAGTTTCGATGATCCTGATTTGCTGAATGATCATTACAATAAATTACATTCAACGGATATGCCCTATCCCTGTCCCAAATGCGACAAATTCTTTGATACAAAAGCCAAACGAAATAGTCATGCGAGAGTGCATTATGATGAATTAATGGAATGCGAAAAATgtgggaaaaaaattaaaggtgaCAAAAAACTTATGTGGCAACATTATGAAAATAGTCATGTGGAAAAAGATCGTCAATGTcctatttgtaataaaaaatttaaaatggtcCCTCTAAAAAGACTCAATTATCATTTGCTTTGGCACAATGATTCAAGATTACACAAATGCAAATATTGTGAGAAGAAGTTCATTCAAAGCACACATTTGGCTGTCCACGAGAAAACACATACCGGAGAAAGTCCATTTAAATGTCTACATTGTTCAAtga CATTTAAAAATGCACATCTTCTTAATTGCCATAGTCAAGTGCATGGAACCAGGAAATTTCAATGTAATCAATGTCCTAGAA AGTTTTTCAATCGTCATGGTATGAATATGCACATGCGAACTCATGGTGATGAAATTAATAAACATCCACGTTGTGAGATATGCAATAAGCAATATCGTTCGAAAATGAATTTCCGTTTGCACAATTACAAGAAGCATGGTGCTGAACCTACAGAAGCAATgcttaaagttttgaaaacacAACAAGAAAAACGCCCCATTATCAAACCATATAAATGTCCTGATTGTCCACAGACCTTTGTATTGCATACACAATTAGTTAAGCATTCGAAAACTCACACTGAGAATAGGCCGTATTCATGTAAAATATGTTTGAAGGCTTTCAAACGACCAGCCCATTTGAAATTGCACATGGATTCGTTGCATTTGAAAAAGAAACCACACAAATGTTTGATATGCGGTTGGGGTTTCCCACAAAGAGCTAATTTAACAGAACATATGGCTGCTAAACATGGAg ATACAAAAGATTTCAAATGTGATAAATGTCCAAAGGAATTTGCAACTATAAAATCTCTAAAAGTTCATAAGAAAATGCATAATGAGAAAAATCCATTTGTTTGTAATATTTGTAATAAAGGCTTTAAGATGTTGACTTTCCTAAAAA cCCATATGCATGGTCATTTGCGGAGAAAGGAAGCCGACGTTGAAGCAGGTGATATAACGGATATTTTTGTTGAGGAAAACATGCAAGATCACAAATCGGATGAAGCAAAAACTGATTTAGAAGATTCAAATTAG
- the LOC129907779 gene encoding zinc finger protein 502-like produces the protein MSVAEKTCRTCGKAYVVEDGAGLCPLYNSLEYETEIKMALEEFDIWNLNISQNDGLPQKICLTCFDSFCQIHNFRLMCLEAQMNFSEMCTGLDIIIQDDNISDEEYDFNVNGESSVIVQEHYTFPGDERLKKPTTSTEESNDIDSHEDAVDETINREDFDYIIEKEEEKLDGIPTEENGETEQQEKVEKPKTANGTEEENEIHLRKYLCEYCMYFESFDDADDLNSHYNEMHSTVLPYPCPKCDLRFDKLAKRNSHVRSHFDVIPLECKYCSKKIRGDSVLMAQHVAYFHIEKDRECPECQLKFQQISLDKYYYHMKWHNESKLRKCKFCDKKFIQSPHLHMHERTHTGETKFVCKECGLGCKTMDLLKKHILLHENKELIECPKCPKRYFTKPGLKLHNQKTHHPDKKPSICKICDKTFQYNHDLVIHNHKKHDGPVPKLVRRTGKPITAACAALRVIKKQKKRDFVKPFKCDKCEEAYVLEEQLKRHVKVHDEYRPHTCKFCSKSFKRDAHLKLHVNNIHFNRKPYKCSICGAAFVQKSHLTDHTAIRHENKRNYQCKVCHKKFGTCQILKTHMLIHSNDRPYICSICDKGFKQLMVLKSHMTYMHYWKSEDAEKKLNKVKNEIL, from the exons ATGAGTGTAGCCGAAAAGACTTGCAGGACCTGTGGCAAGGCGTATGTTGTTGAAGATGGAGCAGGTCTTTGTCCGCTCTATAACTCATTGGAATATGAAACAGAAATCAAAATGGCTTTAGAAGAGTTCGATATATGGAACCTAAAT atTAGCCAAAACGATGGTCTCCCACAAAAAATTTGTCTAACATGTTTCGATAGTTTTTGTCAAATTCATAATTTCCGTTTAATGTGTCTCGAAGCTCAAATGAATTTCAGTGAAATGTGCACTGGCTTGGATATAATAATTCAAGATGATAATATATCTGACGAAGAATATGATTTCAATGTAAATGGCGAATCATCAGTAATTGTTCAGGAACACTACACATTTCCTGGAGATGAACGTTTGAAAAAACCAACAACATCTACAGAAGAATCAAACGATATTGATTCACATGAGGATGCTGTTGATGAAACAATAAATCGAGAAGATTTTGATTATATTATagagaaagaagaagaaaaattggATGGAATTCCAACGGAAGAAAACGGTGAAACAGAACAAcaagaaaaagttgaaaaaccaaaaacagcCAATGGCAccgaagaagaaaatgaaattcatttaagaaAATACCTATGTGAGTATTGCATGTATTTCGAGAGTTTTGATGACGCTGATGATCTCAATAGTCATTATAATGAAATGCATTCTACTGTTTTACCATATCCATGTCCTAAATGTGATTTGCGTTTTGACAAGCTTGCCAAGCGAAACAGTCATGTTCGGTCTCATTTTGATGTGATTCCTTTGGAATGTAAATATTGTAGTAAAAAGATTCGGGGCGATAGCGTATTGATGGCTCAACATGTGGCATATTTCCATATCGAAAAGGATCGCGAATGTCCCGAATGCCAATTAAAGTTTCAACAAATTTCGTTGGATAAATACTATTATCACATGAAGTGGCATAATGAATCCAAATTGCGCAAATGTAAGTTTTGTGATAAAAAGTTTATTCAATCGCCACATTTACACATGCACGAAAGGACACACACAGGGGAGACGAAGTTTGTATGCAAGGAATGTGGATTGG GATGTAAAACCATGGATCTGCTTAAAAAGCATATTCTCTTGCATGAGAACAAAGAATTAATCGAATGTCCTAAATGTCCTAAAA GATACTTTACCAAACCTGGTCTCAAGCTGCACAATCAGAAAACCCATCATCCAGATAAGAAGCCCTCAATTTGTAAAATCTGCGATAAAACATTTCAATATAACCATGACTTGGTAATACACAATCATAAAAAACATGATGGACCTGTTCCAAAACTAGTTAGACGAACCGGGAAACCCATAACAGCTGCATGTGCAGCGCTAAgagtaataaaaaaacagaaaaaacgaGACTTTGTTAAACCATTTAAATGTGATAAATGCGAAGAAGCATACGTGTTGGAGGAACAATTAAAAAGGCATGTGAAAGTTCATGATGAATACCGGCCACATACGTGTAAATTCTGTTCAAAGTCTTTCAAACGTGACGCACACTTGAAATTACACGTGAACAATATACATTTTAATAGAAAACCATACAAGTGTTCAATATGTGGAGCGGCATTTGTTCAAAAGAGTCATTTAACTGATCACACAGCTATTAGACAtgaaa acAAAAGAAACTATCAGTGCAAGGTTTGCCACAAGAAGTTCGGAACTTGTCAGATTCTGAAAACTCATATGCTGATACATTCAAATGATAGGCCATATATTTGCTCGATATGTGATAAAGGCTTCAAACAATTGATGGTTCTTAaat ctcACATGACTTACATGCATTATTGGAAAAGTGAAGatgcagaaaaaaaactaaataaagttaaaaatgaaattttataa